From Deltaproteobacteria bacterium, the proteins below share one genomic window:
- the pilB gene encoding type IV-A pilus assembly ATPase PilB, which yields MNERIGELLVKQNLLTTEQLRKARDEAKSKGQRLGAQITKLGFLQENQLSEFVARQYGVPDINLDEFDIDPAVIQLIPEEVAQKHSVIPVNRAGSTLILATADPSNIFAIDDIKFLTGYNVEVVVAAEEQIKRAIDRYYDKASALDDIMGDFDDSDMEVISDDNDVDIGALAKESEDAPVVKLVNLILTDAVKRSASDIHIEPYEKEFRVRYRIDGVLYEVMKPPLKLKNAITSRIKIMSELDIAERRLPQDGRIKLKLGRGKEMDYRVSVLPTLFGEKTVMRLLDKSNLQLDMTKLGFEQVQLDVFKHAIHQPFGMVLVTGPTGSGKTTTLYSALAELNKTSENISTAEDPVEFNLMGINQVQMHDDIGLNFAAALRSFLRQDPDIIMVGEIRDFETAEIAVKAALTGHMVLSTLHTNDAPSTINRLLNMGIEPFLVASSVNAILAQRLARRICGECQEQDADTTKEALAAAGLSEEEVRATKPMKGRGCNNCSNTGYRGRVALYEVMRVGEEPSRACRSRSRPSRMATPSSSSSTRC from the coding sequence GTGAACGAGCGGATTGGCGAGCTGCTGGTCAAGCAGAACCTGCTCACCACGGAGCAGCTGCGAAAGGCCAGGGACGAGGCGAAGTCCAAGGGGCAACGCCTCGGCGCGCAGATCACCAAGCTCGGCTTCCTGCAGGAGAACCAGCTCTCCGAATTCGTCGCGCGTCAGTACGGCGTGCCCGACATCAACCTCGACGAGTTCGACATCGATCCCGCGGTGATTCAGCTGATCCCCGAGGAGGTCGCGCAAAAGCACAGCGTGATCCCGGTGAACCGCGCGGGCTCGACGCTGATCCTCGCCACCGCCGATCCGTCGAACATCTTCGCGATCGACGACATCAAGTTCCTGACCGGATACAACGTCGAAGTCGTCGTCGCCGCCGAAGAGCAGATCAAGCGCGCGATCGATCGCTACTACGACAAGGCCAGCGCCCTCGACGACATCATGGGCGACTTCGATGACTCCGACATGGAGGTCATCAGCGACGACAACGACGTCGACATCGGTGCGCTCGCGAAAGAGTCCGAGGACGCGCCCGTCGTCAAGCTCGTGAACTTGATCCTCACCGACGCCGTGAAGCGAAGCGCGTCGGACATTCACATCGAGCCCTACGAGAAAGAGTTCCGCGTCCGTTACCGCATCGACGGCGTGCTGTACGAGGTGATGAAGCCGCCGCTCAAGCTGAAGAACGCGATCACCTCGCGCATCAAGATCATGTCGGAGCTCGACATCGCCGAGCGCCGCCTGCCGCAGGACGGCCGCATCAAGCTCAAGCTCGGCCGCGGCAAGGAGATGGACTACCGCGTCTCGGTGCTGCCGACGCTGTTCGGCGAGAAGACGGTGATGCGTCTGCTCGACAAGTCGAACCTCCAGCTCGACATGACCAAGCTCGGCTTCGAGCAGGTGCAGCTCGACGTGTTCAAGCACGCGATCCACCAGCCCTTCGGCATGGTGCTCGTGACGGGCCCGACCGGCTCGGGCAAGACGACGACGCTCTACTCGGCGCTCGCCGAGCTCAACAAGACGAGCGAGAACATCTCCACCGCGGAAGACCCCGTCGAGTTCAACTTGATGGGCATCAACCAAGTGCAGATGCACGACGACATCGGCCTCAACTTCGCGGCCGCGCTGCGCTCGTTCCTGCGCCAAGACCCCGACATCATCATGGTGGGCGAGATCCGCGACTTCGAGACGGCGGAGATCGCCGTCAAGGCCGCGCTCACCGGCCACATGGTGCTGTCGACGCTGCACACGAACGACGCGCCGTCGACGATCAACCGCCTGCTCAACATGGGCATCGAGCCGTTCCTCGTCGCGTCGTCGGTGAACGCGATTCTCGCCCAGCGTCTCGCGCGCAGGATCTGCGGCGAGTGCCAAGAGCAGGACGCCGACACCACGAAGGAAGCGCTGGCCGCGGCGGGCTTGTCCGAAGAAGAGGTGCGCGCGACCAAGCCCATGAAGGGCCGCGGCTGCAACAACTGCTCGAACACCGGCTACCGCGGCCGCGTCGCGCTCTACGAAGTGATGCGCGTCGGCGAGGAGCCGAGCAGGGCGTGTCGATCCCGTTCCAGACCTTCGAGGATGGCGACGCCAAGCTCGAGTTCATCGACGCGGTGCTGA
- a CDS encoding shikimate kinase, with translation MALASRTVFLAGLMGAGKSSVARELAKLLGAEVVDSDEVVQREAGMKIAEIFAAEGEAGFRARERAAVVALAERGGVVVALGGGALAQPGVAELLTARGVVVYLRARVGTLVRRVGSGAGRPLLAGLDEAGRLAKLRELLAAREPFYRKAQLIVDTDNRPPRKIALEIAERAREVAP, from the coding sequence ATGGCGCTGGCTTCGCGAACCGTGTTTCTCGCCGGCCTGATGGGGGCGGGGAAGTCGAGTGTGGCGCGGGAGCTCGCGAAGTTGTTGGGGGCGGAGGTCGTCGATTCGGACGAGGTGGTGCAGCGCGAGGCGGGGATGAAGATCGCGGAGATCTTTGCGGCGGAGGGCGAGGCCGGGTTTCGCGCGCGCGAGCGGGCGGCGGTCGTCGCGCTGGCGGAGCGCGGCGGGGTCGTCGTGGCGCTCGGCGGCGGGGCGCTCGCGCAGCCGGGCGTGGCGGAGCTGCTGACGGCGCGCGGCGTCGTGGTTTATCTGCGCGCGCGCGTCGGGACGCTGGTGCGGCGCGTCGGCAGCGGGGCGGGGCGGCCGCTGCTCGCGGGGCTGGACGAGGCGGGGCGGCTCGCGAAGCTGCGCGAGCTGCTCGCGGCGCGCGAGCCGTTCTACCGGAAGGCGCAGCTCATCGTGGACACGGACAACCGCCCGCCGCGGAAGATCGCGCTCGAGATCGCGGAGCGAGCTCGCGAGGTCGCGCCGTGA
- the aroB gene encoding 3-dehydroquinate synthase, giving the protein MTDLAPIRVNVELSERGYAVVIGSGTLAGIGEAVKARTGAKRAFVISVPPVARRYAAQVERSLEAAGVRAKRLVVPDGERSKNLRQAEKLYDALLAAEADRSCVLIALGGGVVGDLTGFVAATLLRGVDFVQVPTSLLAMIDSSVGGKTGVNVKRGKNLVGAFHQPKLVWIDAATLRSLPRRELLAGLAEGIKHAAIRDADLFASIERDLERLLALDPEVLLPFLARNVAIKAGVVSRDEREAGERMLLNFGHTLGHAIEALAGYRGVLHGEAVAMGMAFAARRSEELGLAEAGTASRLVALLTRAGLAAEAPAHPRKAYLSAISSDKKRRGERIRFVALREIGRAETAALLPSEILPARARKGAKR; this is encoded by the coding sequence GTGACGGACCTCGCACCGATCCGCGTGAACGTGGAGCTCTCCGAGCGCGGCTACGCCGTCGTGATCGGGAGCGGGACGCTCGCGGGCATCGGCGAAGCCGTGAAGGCGCGCACGGGGGCGAAGCGCGCGTTCGTGATCAGCGTGCCGCCCGTCGCGAGGCGGTACGCGGCGCAGGTCGAGCGCTCGCTCGAGGCGGCGGGAGTGCGCGCGAAGCGCCTCGTCGTGCCCGACGGCGAGCGCAGCAAGAACCTGCGGCAGGCGGAGAAGCTCTACGACGCACTGCTCGCCGCCGAGGCCGACCGCAGCTGCGTGCTGATCGCGCTCGGCGGTGGCGTGGTGGGCGACCTGACCGGCTTCGTCGCGGCGACATTGCTGCGCGGCGTCGACTTCGTGCAGGTTCCGACCAGCCTGCTGGCGATGATCGATTCGAGCGTCGGCGGCAAGACCGGCGTGAACGTGAAGCGCGGCAAGAACCTCGTCGGGGCGTTCCATCAGCCGAAGCTGGTGTGGATCGACGCCGCCACGCTCCGCTCGCTCCCGCGCCGCGAGCTCCTGGCGGGTCTCGCGGAGGGGATCAAGCACGCCGCGATCCGTGATGCAGACCTGTTCGCCTCGATCGAGCGCGATCTCGAGCGCCTGCTCGCGCTCGACCCTGAGGTGTTGCTCCCGTTCCTCGCGCGCAACGTCGCGATCAAGGCGGGCGTCGTGAGCCGAGACGAGCGCGAGGCGGGCGAGCGCATGCTGCTCAACTTCGGCCACACGCTCGGCCACGCGATCGAGGCGCTCGCGGGCTACCGAGGCGTGCTGCACGGCGAGGCCGTGGCGATGGGGATGGCATTCGCGGCGCGCCGCTCCGAGGAGCTCGGGCTTGCGGAGGCGGGCACCGCGAGTCGGCTGGTGGCGCTGCTCACACGGGCCGGACTCGCCGCCGAGGCGCCCGCACATCCGCGCAAGGCTTATCTCTCGGCCATATCTTCCGATAAGAAGAGGCGGGGCGAGCGCATCCGCTTCGTCGCGCTGCGGGAGATCGGGCGCGCGGAGACGGCGGCGCTGCTTCCGAGCGAGATTCTTCCGGCGCGCGCGCGGAAGGGGGCGAAGCGGTGA